GTCCCGGTTGCAGAATCGCACCGAACGTCCGGCTAGAAATTGGAGACCGAGTAAATATCGGCGCGGACTTTACATGTCAAGTAAATCTCGTAATCTCTGATGACGTCATGATCTCGTCAGGAGTCGCCTTTATAGGCAATGATCATCCATTCTCAGATCCAGGTAGAACCATCCAAGAGGAGCATCCCAGTCCACCACGCTCCGTTCGCCTTGGAGGCGATAATTTGATAGGACACGGAACGATCGTCATAGGTGACGTTAGCATCGGTAGAGGCGTCATCGTAGGTGCTGGCTCACTAGTAACCCACGATCTTCCCCCAAATACGATATGTGTAGGACGGCCTGCCCGACCTGTACGAGGCC
The window above is part of the Pseudarthrobacter sp. NS4 genome. Proteins encoded here:
- a CDS encoding acyltransferase, which gives rise to MISSGVAFIGNDHPFSDPGRTIQEEHPSPPRSVRLGGDNLIGHGTIVIGDVSIGRGVIVGAGSLVTHDLPPNTICVGRPARPVRGRYEESA